One Candidatus Bathyarchaeota archaeon DNA window includes the following coding sequences:
- a CDS encoding methionine--tRNA ligase, which translates to MVIPLGRWIVNAAWPYVNTVPHLGTFIHLLSADVYARYLRLRGEDVVAVTGSDEHGTPIEVEALRRGIDPRQLTDHYHSIMLDLLEKYSISFDNYTRTEAPAHIDFTQSFYLNLYNRGYVYKRQVELLHCDRCDKFLPDRFVEGICPHCGSEGARGDQCESCGRVLEPTELKNPRCVFCGSQPEVKESVHWFFNLPKLEPDIRKFLTENRQLPENAKNFSLRWLEEGLKPRALTRDNKWGIPAPFPGSEGKTIYVWMEAVLGYISATIELGERLGDPELWRRYWLDRETKNIHFIGKDNIPFHTIIFPALLIASNEGYTLPWQVSSTEFILYEGQGKFSKSRRIGVWMDEALKIADPEYWRYVLIAIRPEMRDANFTWKEFERRVNTELNDIIGNFFYRTLTFIKSNFESRVPNLEAPSSADEEVMKIIMEAPSRVGSLMDNFKLRDSLAAVVDLARIGNEYLSRREPWHMIKTDRQDASNVINVCSQLASSIAILLYPFMPKTSEEMWRQIGLGGRVEGRCWSDAGKMLIEPDHKIGEPKPLFRKIDLQEIMRVWSATPGQV; encoded by the coding sequence TTGGTGATCCCCTTGGGTAGGTGGATAGTTAACGCTGCCTGGCCGTATGTAAATACAGTCCCCCATCTTGGAACATTCATACACCTTCTATCGGCAGATGTATACGCAAGATACTTGCGGTTGAGAGGGGAGGATGTGGTGGCTGTCACGGGGTCCGATGAGCATGGAACACCAATAGAGGTCGAGGCTCTGAGGAGAGGAATTGATCCAAGGCAGCTCACCGACCATTACCACAGCATCATGTTGGATCTTCTTGAAAAATATTCGATATCATTCGACAACTACACTAGGACCGAGGCTCCAGCCCATATCGATTTCACTCAGTCATTTTACTTGAACCTATACAATAGGGGCTACGTCTACAAGAGGCAGGTTGAGCTTCTACACTGTGATAGATGTGACAAGTTTCTTCCAGATAGGTTTGTGGAAGGTATATGTCCACACTGTGGTTCAGAGGGTGCAAGGGGTGATCAATGTGAAAGTTGCGGAAGAGTCCTCGAACCTACAGAGCTTAAGAATCCTAGATGTGTGTTCTGTGGTTCCCAACCTGAGGTGAAGGAGTCTGTCCACTGGTTTTTCAACCTTCCCAAGCTCGAACCAGATATTAGAAAGTTTCTCACCGAGAACAGGCAGCTCCCAGAGAACGCGAAGAACTTCTCTCTCAGATGGCTTGAGGAAGGATTGAAGCCCAGGGCCTTAACACGGGATAACAAGTGGGGTATCCCAGCGCCTTTTCCAGGATCTGAAGGAAAGACGATATATGTCTGGATGGAGGCAGTTCTGGGTTACATATCGGCTACAATAGAGCTTGGTGAGAGGTTAGGTGATCCAGAACTCTGGAGGAGATACTGGCTCGACAGGGAGACCAAGAATATCCATTTCATAGGGAAGGACAACATTCCATTCCATACAATAATATTCCCAGCCCTACTCATAGCTTCCAATGAAGGTTACACGCTACCATGGCAGGTCTCATCTACAGAATTTATTCTATATGAGGGGCAAGGAAAATTTTCTAAGAGTCGAAGAATAGGTGTTTGGATGGATGAGGCCCTGAAGATAGCTGACCCCGAATATTGGAGGTATGTTCTGATCGCTATCAGGCCTGAGATGAGGGATGCAAACTTCACATGGAAAGAGTTTGAGAGACGTGTAAACACTGAACTTAACGATATCATAGGCAATTTCTTTTATAGAACCTTAACTTTCATAAAATCGAATTTTGAGAGTAGGGTCCCCAATTTAGAAGCCCCATCATCAGCAGATGAGGAGGTAATGAAAATTATTATGGAAGCGCCTTCTAGGGTTGGGTCTCTGATGGACAATTTCAAACTCAGAGATTCCTTGGCAGCGGTAGTTGATCTGGCGAGGATCGGCAATGAATACCTAAGTAGACGTGAACCTTGGCACATGATCAAGACTGATAGGCAGGATGCTTCGAATGTAATAAACGTCTGCAGCCAACTCGCCTCCTCAATCGCTATTCTCCTATATCCTTTCATGCCTAAGACATCTGAGGAAATGTGGAGGCAGATAGGTTTAGGCGGTAGGGTTGAGGGTAGATGTTGGAGCGACGCTGGAAAGATGCTTATTGAACCAGATCATAAGATTGGAGAGCCGAAGCCCCTATTTAGAAAGATAGATCTCCAAGAGATAATGAGGGTATGGTCCGCGACCCCAGGTCAGGTTTAG
- a CDS encoding TRAM domain-containing protein gives PDVVNISKYAPRPGTEAAKMKQLESNIVASRSRRLSNLAARFVLERNIRMIGVFEEINVVEKNRRNITFGRTHNYKKVMVGGERFLGERLNVKVTSANLRYLCAEIVSSPNG, from the coding sequence GTCCAGATGTTGTAAACATTTCAAAGTATGCGCCGAGACCTGGAACGGAGGCGGCGAAGATGAAGCAGTTGGAGAGTAATATCGTCGCCTCGAGGTCACGTCGACTTTCAAACCTTGCAGCGAGGTTTGTCCTTGAAAGAAACATTAGGATGATCGGTGTTTTTGAGGAGATCAATGTGGTTGAGAAGAATAGGCGGAATATCACATTTGGGAGAACTCATAACTACAAGAAGGTTATGGTTGGGGGAGAACGATTTCTAGGTGAAAGGTTGAATGTCAAGGTTACCTCAGCCAACTTGAGGTACCTATGCGCGGAGATAGTATCTTCCCCAAACGGTTGA